A window of Carassius carassius chromosome 48, fCarCar2.1, whole genome shotgun sequence genomic DNA:
aaagTGGTTTCACTGATAGATTCATTTTTtatctgtttctctttttttctctgcaGTTTGGCCAAAAGTCCATATATGCCTCacattaaaaagacatttattctGCTGCTCACAATAGCATTTTTATTGTCTGCGGTTGTTTACGTCTCTGATTTCTCTTTTGAGACAACTACGTTCACTCAAACCTGGTTGACTAAAGTCATGAATTGGACTCATTATAAGGTAATTAACAGCACTTTGGTTGGTCACACtgaaaaggatttattattttcacTTTTGCCTAATCAACAAATCCAACGAAGAGCAACACCTGTTGCACAAACCACAGACATTCCTATCTATCATTATGTGGCTCACCCAAGCAACTATCATTTCATTCTGGacgaacctgataaatgtagtcAGTGGGATCCGTTCCTGGTCTTGATGGTCCCTGTGGCGCCCCATCAGGTAGAGGCTCGTAACGCCATCCGGAGCACATGGGGGAATGAGAGCTCAGTGCAGGGAAAAGCAGTGCTGACTCTGTTCTTGGTGGGTTTGACTGGAGGACCTGAAGCTCAACAGAAGCTGGAGGAAGAGAGCCGTCAACACAGAGATTTAGTGCAGAGCAACTTTGTGGACTCCTACTTCAACCTGACCATAAAGACAATGGTGATCATGGACTGGTTGGCCACTCATTGCCCTCAAGCAGCTTATGCTATGAAGATTGATTCTGATATGTACATAGGCCTGGAGAACCTGATGAGCCTGCTATTGGCCCCCAACACACCCAGAGAGAACTACATTACAGGCTATATGATGTGGAACCGGCCTGTCGTCAggaacaaaaactcaaaatggTACGTGTCAGAGGAATTGTACCCTGAACCGATATACCCCACGTACCTGCAGGGAATGGGATATGTTTTCTCCAATGACCTGCCAGGAAAAATAGTTGAGGCTTCCAAGAAAGTAAAGGCCTTTAACATTGAGGACGCATATGTGGGCGCTTGTCTGAAACAGTTAGGCATTGCACCCTCATCTCCTCCAGACCCTTCACAGTTTAGAGCCTATCTGGGACAATACAAGCGAGAGGGTTTTCTCAGAGTTATTACAACAATCCTGGGATCCCCACAGCAGCTAATAGACATTTGGAAGGATCTAAAGAAGCCCACATAAAAGcactaaaaaacaaaaaggagaaacagatttctgttttaaaagaCAGGAAACATGGTAAGGCTATTTAAGACTTctgtaaattaacatttttaacatacgCATGTGGACCTGTTGACACTATTTTGATGGAACGAAGGGATCGTTTGAGCAGCCGCTCATGCAGTGCCTCGAGGCTTGTTTTTAAAGATAAACTTCTTTTTACAGGAAACTAACACTCATGCTTAAGTTGCAAATTTCGA
This region includes:
- the LOC132131539 gene encoding beta-1,3-galactosyltransferase 2-like is translated as MAAKNICHSLAKSPYMPHIKKTFILLLTIAFLLSAVVYVSDFSFETTTFTQTWLTKVMNWTHYKVINSTLVGHTEKDLLFSLLPNQQIQRRATPVAQTTDIPIYHYVAHPSNYHFILDEPDKCSQWDPFLVLMVPVAPHQVEARNAIRSTWGNESSVQGKAVLTLFLVGLTGGPEAQQKLEEESRQHRDLVQSNFVDSYFNLTIKTMVIMDWLATHCPQAAYAMKIDSDMYIGLENLMSLLLAPNTPRENYITGYMMWNRPVVRNKNSKWYVSEELYPEPIYPTYLQGMGYVFSNDLPGKIVEASKKVKAFNIEDAYVGACLKQLGIAPSSPPDPSQFRAYLGQYKREGFLRVITTILGSPQQLIDIWKDLKKPT